The genomic stretch AAGGTCCCCCTGCTGCGCTCCATGGAAGCCATCAATAAGCAGGTCATACGGGTGCTCAGGGCCCTGGGGAACGAAACCAGTAAACGGGCCATCACCACCGTCGGTCCCGAACAGGAATACTTCCTGGTCGATGCCGAGTATTTTAACAAGCGCCCCGACCTTATGCTAACCGGCAGGACTGTTTTTGGTTCCATGCCCGCGAAGGGCCAGGAGATGGATGACCACTACTTTGGTTCCATCAAGGAGCGGGTAGCGGACTTTATGCGGGAGCTGAACTACGAACTGTGGAAACTCGGAATTTCCGCCAAGACCCAGCACAACGAGGTAGCACCGAGCCAGTTCGAATTGGCGACGATCTTCAATTCCTCCAATGTAGCCACCGACACCAACCAGCTTGTTATGGAGACCATGAAAAAGGTCGCCAGCAGGCACAAGCTGGTCTGTCTGCTTCATGAAAAACCTTTTGCCGGCGTAAACGGATCGGGAAAACATAACAACTGGTCCATCGGTACCGATGACGGACAGAACCTTCTTGAACCGGGGGACAACCCCCAGGACAACGCGCAGTTCATTCTGTTTGTGGCCGCCACCATTAAAGCGGTGGACAAGTACGCCAGGATTCTGCGGATGGCCGCCTCCAATGCCGGAAACGATCATCGTCTTGGGGCCAATGAAGCCCCTCCCGCGATTATCTCCATCTTTCTCGGCGACCAGCTCCAGAGCGTGCTGGAGAACCTTGCCGACGGAAACTCCTCCGCCGGCAGCGCCGGGATAAAACTCGAACTCGGGGTGACTACCCTGCCCAAACTGCCGAAGGACATTACGGACCGGAACCGGACCAGCCCCTTTGCTTTTACGGGCAACAAGTTCGAGTTCCGCATGGTCCCCTCCTCTGAATCAATTGCCGGTCCCAACGTGGCATTAAATACCGCGGTTGCGGAGATCCTTTCCGAGTATGCAGATGAACTGGAAAAGACGAAGGACAAAACCGCCGCCATCCAGAAGCTGGTAAAAGAGACCTGGAAAGCACACAAGAGGGTCATCTTCAACGGCAACGGCTATTGCGATGAGTGGATCGCCGAGGCGGAAAAACGGGGTCTTCCGAACATCAAGACTACAGTGGAAGCCATCGCGGAGCTGATTACTCCGGAGTCCGTGGCACTGTTTGAAAAGCATAAGGTTTTTACCAAAGAAGAGCTGGAATCCCGTTACGAGGTATATCTGGAAAAATACTGTCATCAGCTCACTATCGAAGCCAATGTAATGGTCCAGATGTCGAAGCTGCAGATTTTTCCCGCAGCCACAGCTTACGCAAAAACCCTGGCCGATTCTGTGAGCTCCATGAAAAACGCCGGAGCAGACATCTCGGCCCAGGTCGAGGTACTTAACGGGATTTCCGCGGAGATCCGGAAACTGAAAAGCACAACCGACGAACTGGAAAAAGAAATTGAGGCGGCGAAGGCTGTGTCCGACCTTTTCGAGATGGGTAAAGCTTTCAGATTCAGGGTTTTCGAAAAGATGCAGGAGGTCAGGGCCCATGGCGATGCACTGGAAACCATGGTCGCAAGGAACCACTGGCCCTTTCCAACCTATGAGGACCTGCTTTTCAGACTATAGAAACGATCGCTTGATTAATACGGGGCGCTCTTTACGGGCCCCCTGTTAATATTGTGCCGCATAGTGTACAGACAACGCACGCGGAAGCAGCTGTCCGCGTAGATGATGCAGCCTGCCTGCGGTAATCATCTTAAATACCTGGAGGAAACTTGTTATGAGCGAAATTACAAGCCCTAAGGACGTTCTGGAACTTATGAAACGGGAAAATGTGGAGGTAGTGGACCTCCGTTTCATGGATTTTCCGGGACTATGGCAGCACTTTTCCGTACCTGCCCACGAGATCGATGAGGAGACTTTTTCCGAAGGTCTCGGGTTCGACGGCTCCAGTATCCGGGGCTGGCAGGCGATAAATGAGTCGGACATGCTGGTAAAGCCGGTGGCTGAGTCTGCTTTTATTGATCCCTTCTTTCAGCACACGACCCTGGTCATGGTCTGCAATATCTGCGATCCGATTACCGGAGAGGATTACCCCAAGGACCCCCGCAACATCGCGCGCAAAACCGTATCGTATCTGCAGGCCTCGGGTATTGCCGATACGGTATTCATCGGACCCGAAGCGGAGTTCTTTATCTTTGATGATGTCCGTTTTGATCAGAATGAACACGAGGGCTATTACCACCTGAACTCCGTTGAGGGCCGCTGGAACACCGGACGAGTGGAAAACCCCAACCTGGCCTACAAGCCGCGCTACAAAGAGGGCTACTTTCCCGTACCCCCCACAGACAGCCTGCAGGACATCCGCAGCGAAATGATGCTTGTTATGGAACAGATCGGTATCTCCATCGAGGCCCAGCACCACGAGGTTGCCACCGGCGGTCAGTGCGAGATCGATATGCGCTTTGCCCCCCTGGTGGAGATGGCGGACAATGTTCTTAAATATAAATACATAATCAAGAATACCGCAAAGAAGTACAACCGTACCGTCACTTTTATGCCCAAACCGCTGTTCAACGACAATGGGTCCGGCATGCACGTGCACATGTCCTTCTGGAAGAGCGGCAGAAACCTCTTTGCCGGCGACGGGTATGCAGGTTTGTCCCAGGAGGCTATGTGGGCCATCGGAGGCATTCTGAAGCACGCCCCCGCGCTGCTGGCCTTTACCAATCCCACCACCAACAGCTACAAGCGCCTCGTTCCCGGCTTCGAGGCACCGGTCAATCTGGCCTACTCCAGCCGCAACCGCTCGGCCTCGGTCAGAATCCCCATGTACTCCTCTTCGGAGAAGGCCAAGCGCTTCGAGTTCCGCTGTCCCGATCCGTCAAGCAACCCCTACCTGGCATTTGCCGCCATGTGTATGGCCGCTATCGACGGAATTGTAAACAAGATAGATCCCGGCAGTCCTCTGGACAAGGACATCTACGATCTGCCGCCGGAGGAACTGGCGCAGGTACCCAAAACACCGGGATCGCTGCGGGCGGCCCTGGAAGCCCTTGAAGCGGACCATGAGTTCCTGCTGCGGGGAGATGTGTTTACCCAGGACGTAATAGATACCTGGATAGATTACAAGATGGAACACGAGGTCAAAGCCCTTGACCTGCGGCCCCACCCCTGGGAGTTCGCCCTCTATTACGATATTTAGGGAGCCCCCTGCAATCAGAGCCCCTTTCCCTGAATCAGGGAAAGGGGCGTTTTTTTTACCCTCTCCGCTTTCAATCAGCTTAATCCGGGTCTACAATTGATACAGCCTGCAGAGCAGAACAGAGGAAACCATAATGGACGGTGAACGACAGATCAGAGCACTGGGTCCCGAGCATCCCTTTATTACGGAAATCAGGCCTGCTTCCGCAGCCAGGCTGGAAATTACCATCAGCACCTATGACCTGCCCTCAATATTTTCTCTTTTAACCGGAGTCCTGTCGTCCCTGGGAATGGAAATAAGCTCCGCCCGGATACGCAGTATTAATCTGCCGGAAAATCCCGGAAAAAATGCACGAAAAAACCCCGCGCTACCCGGCAGGGGCATTCTGGACAGCTTTAGCGGAACAATCGGGAATGGAGAAACCGCCTCTTCTTTTCAACAGCGGCTGAACAAACACCTGGCAGAGCTGATTCCCCCTCTGCTCACACGAACCGGTCCGGACAGAGCTGCCACCGCGCGGCGCACAGTAAACGAATGGGTTGCATCTGCCGTTAACAGATTCACCGCACAAGAAAAATCCGTCCTGATGCCGATGGACCTCGTGGTCCGCAGTGATCTTCCCGATTACACCTGGATAGAACTGACCGCCCAGGACAGTCCGTTTTTTCTCTATTCCGTTACCACCGCCATTACTCTTCAGGGCCTTTCAGTTGAACGGGTCGAGATCAACACAACCCGCGGCAGGATTCTCGACCGTTTTGGTCTGCTGGATCTTGAGGGAAAAAAAATAGAAGACCAGAGGGCCTTGAACCTTCTGCGTTTCTCCATACTCCTGACAAAACAGTTTACCTTTTTCCTGGGTGAGGCACCTGCACCCTATGCGGCGATTACCCGCTTCGAATCCCTCCTTGAGGAACTGTCCCGCTCAGGAGACCCGGAACAGTGGAAAGACCTGCTGGAAAACCCGGAGGTTCTTAAGGAGCTGGCCAAGCTGCTGGGAATGAGCGATTTTCTATGGGAGGATTTCATCCGGCTGCAGTATGAAAACATTATTCCTCTGCTGGGAGGCGGAAACCGGATTCCAGGAGCAGGATTCGATACTCCGGTAACCCGCGAGGATTTTGAATACCGGCTGCAGGTTGCTCTCTCCAGGGAGACCAGCTACCAGGGAAAAGTCGACTGCCTGAACCAGTTCAAGGATGATGAGATCTTCAAACTCGACTTGCAGCAGATTCTCGAGCCCAGGGGGGAGTTTCTCCGGTTCAGCCGTAATCTTACCCGCCTCGCCGAAGCGGTGGCAGCCACAGCTTTTCTGCTGGCAGAGGAACATCTTGAATCCCGATACGGCCGACCACGTACCGTGGCAGGACTGGATGTGCCCTTTACGGTGCTGGGACTCGGCAAGTTCGGCGGGCAGGCCCTGGGCTATGCCTCGGACATCGAACTCATCTGCGTCTATTCCGATAACGGCAGCACTGACGGCCAAAATCGTATTCCCAACGCTGAATATTTTGACAGAATGGTTAAAGAAGCAGCGGGAATTATCAGGACAAAACAGGAAGGGATTTTCCGTATCGATCTGCGGCTTCGTCCCCACGGCAGCGCCGGTCCCCACGCGTCGAGTCTTGAACGCTTTACCTCCTACTATCGTGAAAAGGCCCGCTCTTTCGAACGCCTGGCCCTGGTACGGCTCCGGGCAGTAGCCGGCGACCGGGATCTTGGACACCGGGTGGAGATTATCCGGGATGAGATCGTCTATGCCCACGGGTCTCTGAACCTGGAGGAACTGCGGAATCTGCGCCAGCGGCAGCTGGATGAGAAAAACCGGGTTGGCAGTTTTAACGCCAAGTTTTCCACCGGTGCCCTGGTGGATGTCGAGTACACGGTACAGATACTTCAGGCTGAACACGGCACGGAGCACCTGAGCCTCCGTACTCCCAGTATCCACCAGGCACTGGAGGAACTCTCCCGTATTGGTATTATCCGCGCTGACGAAGCGCAGGAGATTATCTGGGCCTACCGCTTCCTGCGACGCCTTATAAACGCCCTGCGCATGCTCAGGGGCTCTGCCCGGGACCTCTTTCTTCCGGATTTTGAGTCCGATGAGTTCTCCCACCTGGCCCGGCGCATGGGCTATCGGAGAAAGCAGGATATGTCTCCCAGGGAACAGCTGAAAACCGAATTCGAAGAGCGCACAGCCCGGGTCCGGGGTTTTGTTGAGCATTATCTCGGCCGGGAATCCCTTCCCTCCCGGGGCGCAGAGTCTATTGCCGACCTTATACTCTTTCCGGAAAAACCCGGGGATTTGAAAGCGGAGATTTTAAAACGCTACGGGTTTCGAAACTGCAGGCGGGGAGTCCATAATTTTGAGAGTCTGGCACAGAAATCGGGAAACCGGGAGACCTTTGTATCTGTGGCGATTCTGGCAGTCCAGGAGCTGATGCGACGGAGCGATCCGGATATGGCCCTCAACAACTGGGAGCGTTTTGCCACTGCCTTTGAAGAGGGACAAGAACTGATCAGGCAGATGCTTTCGCAGCCGACTCGAATAAACCTGCTGATGCGTCTTTTTTCCGGCAGCCAGTATCTGAGCGATATCCTGGCCCGGGAACCGGAACTCTTCGGAGAAATAACCGACCCGGCCTTTATACACCGCCCCCTTACCCGGGAGGAGTTCCAGCGGCGTCTGGGTGATGAAATCGGCAAGGCCCCCTACAGAAAACTCTTTATTGCCGCCCTGCGCAGGGCCAGGAAACGAGAAATCCTGCGTATAGGAACCCGGGACATCTGCTACGGCGCCCCGCTGGAAGAGATTACCCGTGAACTATCCCTTACTGCTGAAAGCCAGATTCGTGAAGCCCTGAACTACGCCTGGCTGGAGATCGGCGGCGAAGGGGAAGTCCCTGTTGTTATGGGAGCCTTTGGAAAGCTGGGAGGAATGGAACTGAACTACTCATCAGATCTGGATCTGATCGGTATTCTGCGGACTGGTCCCGGGGCCGGATGCCTGGATAAAGAGCAGGGACGAAAGCTGATGGAACGGACCCGCGGACTACTGGCCGTGCCCTCGCCCGTGGGGGCAGGATACCGCGTTGATTACCGGCTGCGGCCCTTCGGCCGCTCCGGAGACCTGACAGCTGAAATCCCGGTCCTGGAGGAGTACTACCGAAAGAAAGCCGCCCCGTGGGAACTCCAGGCCCTTCTGAAACTCAGACTCATCGATCCTGATTCGAAGACCGCCGCGGATTTTGAGAATCATCTGCATCCCCTGTTAGGTAAATGGAGAGACCCGAAGGAGATCGTCGCAGCCATCAGAAATAACCGGCAGGCAGCCCTCAGAACAAACCGGGATGTTCTGCGTGGTTTACGGGATATAAAAAACGGCCCGGGGGGCATCCGGGACATAGAGTTCCTGATTCAAGGCCTGCAGCTCATCCACGCGCCGGAGTACCCGGAGCTGATCTGTGGTACTACCCTGAAAGCTCTGACTCTTTTGGGAGAAAGGGAGCTGCTCCAACCTGCGGACCAGCGGAGTCTGAATGATGCCTACCGGTTTTTCAGACGCATCGAGCATTTCCTGCAGCTATACGAAGACCGACAGATACACACCCTGCCCGGCAAGCCCGAAGAGCTGGAGGCCCTGTCCCTGCGCTGTTCGGGACTTTCCGGCAGCGAGTTCCTCAAGCAGGTCGATTCTTTAAGCGCCACAGTGCTGCGGCTAAACAATGAGTACTTTGCACTTTACGAAGCGTAATCCGTAACACCCGCCTCAGGAGGACCCCTCGGAAAAGAGTCCCATCAGCAGATTGGCCCCCATTTTATCCGGATCTTTCATGCTCTCCATGGATTTCAAGAGGTCCTTCAGTTCGAGGATCTCTTCTAAAAGGAGCAGACGGACCAGCTGTTCGTATTCCGGTGCAGTCCTGACAGAAATCGTATTATCTTTCTGCACCAGGGTTATCAGTATATCGTCTTTTCGGATGTGATAGAGCCGATCCTGGGACGAATCAACCCGGTGTATAAAGAACTCCTCATCCTTGAAGGCCTTGAGCATCTCCTGACGGATAAAGTCGGTCATACGCTGGGAAGGAAACTCGAGATCGAAGGACTGCTGGGAAGCTTCCGGCTTCTCCCCTCTTCTGCGCTTTGTATAGCCGCTGCCGCCGTTGAAGCTGCGGATAAGCAGAGGCGGCGCGGTTATACTGGCGACCAGCAGAGTCATGATTGCTACGCCGAACAGGTCTTTACCGATTACCCCCGACGAAAGCCCGATACCGGCGACAATCAGGGTTACCTCTCCACGGGGGAGCATTCCTGCACCAATGCGAAAGGCCCCCCGCAGATTAAAACCGGTCAGCAGACTGGGCAGCCCGCAGCCGATCAGTTTCCCGGCAATCGCCGTCAGGGAAAAGATAAGACCGAAACCAAGAACCGGTATCAGAGAGCTGAAATCCACCATCATGCCCATAACGCAAAAGAAGATGGGCACAAAAAAAGAATAGAGACCCGATAGATTCTCCCGTATTTCATGGGCAATATCGGTCTGGGAAAGGGAAAGACCGGTAACGTACGCGCCGATAATCATGGCAAGCCCCACAGTCTCGGAGAGCCCCGCCAGAATAAGGGCGAGTCCAAAAGCAATACCGGCAATGGTATCCATTCCCTGAAAGTGCTTGAGCCCCTTGGTCAGTTTTGGAGCAATAATGATTCCGATGACCGTACAGACCAGCCAGAACCCGAAAGCCTTGCCAGCTATAATACCGATCCCGCCCCAGTTGAGGGGAGCACCGCCGGAGGCCTTGGAAATACCGACCACCACCGCCAGCAGGATTATTCCCAGCACATCATCCAGTACGGCAGCAGCCAGGATGGTAACCCCTTCCGGGGATGACATCTTGTGTTTCTCCGACAGGATCCTGGCGGTAATCCCCACAGAAGTCGCCGTAGACAGGGTTCCGAGAAAAAGGGCCACAGGATCGGTAAAGGAGTTTACCTGAGGAAGCAGCATCACCGCCACGAGGTCGCCGAAAAGAAAGGAGACAACCACTCCGCCGACGCCAATCACCGATCCGAGGCCGGAAAAGCGCAGAAAAGTGGGGAGGTCAGTTTCCAGCCCCGAGAGAAACAGCAGAATAATCGAAGCATGTACCGCGAAACCATACAGTTCCGGCTGTATAGGAAGAACTCCATCGAAGATCGGAAAAAGCGGCCCGTGTAAAAAGGGCAGGACAATGGCCCCCAGAGCATAGGGACCAATTATCATACCGGCTACCAGTTCCCCAAGCACACGGGGTTGTCTCAGTGTATGGGTAAAAATATGGCCCAATATTTTGGAACTTATAATTACCGCCGCAAGCTGCAGCATGAGACGAGTCATGATATGGTTCATCGTGCTTACTCCAATAATGCGGAAAGCAGTTCCTGCTTTGATGTAACCTGCAGAATACGCTCCCGGGATTCCGCGGTCTTTAACAGACGGCTTATCTCTGCCAGAAACTGCACATGTGGACCTGTCTTGTTTAAAGGCGAAAGGGTCATGATAAAGATTCTGCTTTGTTCCCCGTCAAGGGACTCAAAATCGATTCCTTCAGGTTTTACAGCCACACAAGCCACAAGATCGTCAACCGCGCCGGATTTGCCATGGGGAATGGCAACACCATGCTGAATACCGGTGGACATCTTGGACTCCCGCTCGAGTACCGCCTGGAGAGCTGCTTCCCGGTCCTTTATTTTACCGCTTTGCGAAAGAAGATCGATCAGCTCTTCAATAACTTCCTTCTTGGTAGAAGCCTTCAATCCCAGAGAGACTACCTCCGGGCTTAATACTTTGCGTAGATTCATAACTAGTGACTGTAGAGACAGGTTCGAGAATTGTCAACCAAAGTCAACAGTCTTTACCTGAACAAGTATTACTGCACAATTTTCTGCACTTCTTCTACTATTGGATATATTTGTGGTCTATGTCGTTACTTTTTCGCACCGCTTCTTCATGATACATCCAATTTCCTATTATTCTGGTTCAAAATTTATCCTTTCGTGAACATAATTGGTAGTTTTGCCAATTTTTTGGTTTTTTTATATTGACAGCTCATAACCCTTGGGCCTATAGTTCATCAATGCCGGTTGTTATCCTCCGTTTGGCACGGGATAACAGCAAATACAGCAAAATTGGAGACAGAAAATGACCAAAAACCTCCGTACCGGCGCCGAAGTACTGGTGGATATCATCCAACAGCAGGGAGTCGAATATCTTTTCGGCTATCCAGGAGGAAACGCCATACCTGTTTTTGACGCCCTGGTGGATTCCCCGATCAAGCTGATTCTTACCCGTCACGAGCAGGGGGCCACCCACATGGCCGATGGTTTTGCCAGAGCCACGGGAAAACCCGGGGTTGTTCTGGTTACCTCCGGTCCCGGCGCGACAAATACCATAACAGGGATCATGACCGCACATATGGACTCGGTTCCCATGGTAATAATCTGCGGCCAGCAGCTGACCGGAAACCTCGGACTCGACGCGTTCCAGGAGGCTGATGTATCAGGAATATCCTACCCCGTAGTAAAACACTCCTACCTGATAAAAGAGCCG from Marispirochaeta sp. encodes the following:
- a CDS encoding glutamine synthetase III translates to MERTHIDFTSNPLTEIYGCNCFNDAVMRERVPKTIYKIVKQVQAGETELRAEVAEVVANAMKDWAIEKGATHYTHWFQPLTGLTAEKHDSFISPTSDGKVIMEFSGKELIQGEPDASSFPSGGLRATFEARGYTAWDTTSPAFLKEDNTGVTLYIPTAFISYHGEALDKKVPLLRSMEAINKQVIRVLRALGNETSKRAITTVGPEQEYFLVDAEYFNKRPDLMLTGRTVFGSMPAKGQEMDDHYFGSIKERVADFMRELNYELWKLGISAKTQHNEVAPSQFELATIFNSSNVATDTNQLVMETMKKVASRHKLVCLLHEKPFAGVNGSGKHNNWSIGTDDGQNLLEPGDNPQDNAQFILFVAATIKAVDKYARILRMAASNAGNDHRLGANEAPPAIISIFLGDQLQSVLENLADGNSSAGSAGIKLELGVTTLPKLPKDITDRNRTSPFAFTGNKFEFRMVPSSESIAGPNVALNTAVAEILSEYADELEKTKDKTAAIQKLVKETWKAHKRVIFNGNGYCDEWIAEAEKRGLPNIKTTVEAIAELITPESVALFEKHKVFTKEELESRYEVYLEKYCHQLTIEANVMVQMSKLQIFPAATAYAKTLADSVSSMKNAGADISAQVEVLNGISAEIRKLKSTTDELEKEIEAAKAVSDLFEMGKAFRFRVFEKMQEVRAHGDALETMVARNHWPFPTYEDLLFRL
- the glnA gene encoding type I glutamate--ammonia ligase, producing MSEITSPKDVLELMKRENVEVVDLRFMDFPGLWQHFSVPAHEIDEETFSEGLGFDGSSIRGWQAINESDMLVKPVAESAFIDPFFQHTTLVMVCNICDPITGEDYPKDPRNIARKTVSYLQASGIADTVFIGPEAEFFIFDDVRFDQNEHEGYYHLNSVEGRWNTGRVENPNLAYKPRYKEGYFPVPPTDSLQDIRSEMMLVMEQIGISIEAQHHEVATGGQCEIDMRFAPLVEMADNVLKYKYIIKNTAKKYNRTVTFMPKPLFNDNGSGMHVHMSFWKSGRNLFAGDGYAGLSQEAMWAIGGILKHAPALLAFTNPTTNSYKRLVPGFEAPVNLAYSSRNRSASVRIPMYSSSEKAKRFEFRCPDPSSNPYLAFAAMCMAAIDGIVNKIDPGSPLDKDIYDLPPEELAQVPKTPGSLRAALEALEADHEFLLRGDVFTQDVIDTWIDYKMEHEVKALDLRPHPWEFALYYDI
- a CDS encoding glutamate-ammonia-ligase adenylyltransferase; amino-acid sequence: MDGERQIRALGPEHPFITEIRPASAARLEITISTYDLPSIFSLLTGVLSSLGMEISSARIRSINLPENPGKNARKNPALPGRGILDSFSGTIGNGETASSFQQRLNKHLAELIPPLLTRTGPDRAATARRTVNEWVASAVNRFTAQEKSVLMPMDLVVRSDLPDYTWIELTAQDSPFFLYSVTTAITLQGLSVERVEINTTRGRILDRFGLLDLEGKKIEDQRALNLLRFSILLTKQFTFFLGEAPAPYAAITRFESLLEELSRSGDPEQWKDLLENPEVLKELAKLLGMSDFLWEDFIRLQYENIIPLLGGGNRIPGAGFDTPVTREDFEYRLQVALSRETSYQGKVDCLNQFKDDEIFKLDLQQILEPRGEFLRFSRNLTRLAEAVAATAFLLAEEHLESRYGRPRTVAGLDVPFTVLGLGKFGGQALGYASDIELICVYSDNGSTDGQNRIPNAEYFDRMVKEAAGIIRTKQEGIFRIDLRLRPHGSAGPHASSLERFTSYYREKARSFERLALVRLRAVAGDRDLGHRVEIIRDEIVYAHGSLNLEELRNLRQRQLDEKNRVGSFNAKFSTGALVDVEYTVQILQAEHGTEHLSLRTPSIHQALEELSRIGIIRADEAQEIIWAYRFLRRLINALRMLRGSARDLFLPDFESDEFSHLARRMGYRRKQDMSPREQLKTEFEERTARVRGFVEHYLGRESLPSRGAESIADLILFPEKPGDLKAEILKRYGFRNCRRGVHNFESLAQKSGNRETFVSVAILAVQELMRRSDPDMALNNWERFATAFEEGQELIRQMLSQPTRINLLMRLFSGSQYLSDILAREPELFGEITDPAFIHRPLTREEFQRRLGDEIGKAPYRKLFIAALRRARKREILRIGTRDICYGAPLEEITRELSLTAESQIREALNYAWLEIGGEGEVPVVMGAFGKLGGMELNYSSDLDLIGILRTGPGAGCLDKEQGRKLMERTRGLLAVPSPVGAGYRVDYRLRPFGRSGDLTAEIPVLEEYYRKKAAPWELQALLKLRLIDPDSKTAADFENHLHPLLGKWRDPKEIVAAIRNNRQAALRTNRDVLRGLRDIKNGPGGIRDIEFLIQGLQLIHAPEYPELICGTTLKALTLLGERELLQPADQRSLNDAYRFFRRIEHFLQLYEDRQIHTLPGKPEELEALSLRCSGLSGSEFLKQVDSLSATVLRLNNEYFALYEA
- a CDS encoding cation:proton antiporter, with the protein product MNHIMTRLMLQLAAVIISSKILGHIFTHTLRQPRVLGELVAGMIIGPYALGAIVLPFLHGPLFPIFDGVLPIQPELYGFAVHASIILLFLSGLETDLPTFLRFSGLGSVIGVGGVVVSFLFGDLVAVMLLPQVNSFTDPVALFLGTLSTATSVGITARILSEKHKMSSPEGVTILAAAVLDDVLGIILLAVVVGISKASGGAPLNWGGIGIIAGKAFGFWLVCTVIGIIIAPKLTKGLKHFQGMDTIAGIAFGLALILAGLSETVGLAMIIGAYVTGLSLSQTDIAHEIRENLSGLYSFFVPIFFCVMGMMVDFSSLIPVLGFGLIFSLTAIAGKLIGCGLPSLLTGFNLRGAFRIGAGMLPRGEVTLIVAGIGLSSGVIGKDLFGVAIMTLLVASITAPPLLIRSFNGGSGYTKRRRGEKPEASQQSFDLEFPSQRMTDFIRQEMLKAFKDEEFFIHRVDSSQDRLYHIRKDDILITLVQKDNTISVRTAPEYEQLVRLLLLEEILELKDLLKSMESMKDPDKMGANLLMGLFSEGSS
- a CDS encoding PTS sugar transporter subunit IIA, with the protein product MNLRKVLSPEVVSLGLKASTKKEVIEELIDLLSQSGKIKDREAALQAVLERESKMSTGIQHGVAIPHGKSGAVDDLVACVAVKPEGIDFESLDGEQSRIFIMTLSPLNKTGPHVQFLAEISRLLKTAESRERILQVTSKQELLSALLE